The DNA window AGCGCGTCCTTGGTGGCGAAACGCCGGTAGACGGTGATTCGCGAGACCTTGGCCCGCCGGGCGACGTCCTCCATCGTGGAGCGGCGGATGCCCATGCGGCTGAACTGCTCGTAGGCCGCGTCGAGGATGCGCCCGCGAAGCTCGTCGGTGTCGCCGACCTGCTCGACCGCATCAAGATAAGCGCGCTCCAGCAACGACTCCGACTCGGATGGCGTCGAGAGGCCGGACAGCACAGATTCCACGATCACCTCCTGTCCTGATTCTGCCTCAATCGCCAACAGCCGTTGCCGCGGTCTTGTGATGTCCGTCACCGTGTGCTCTGATGATACGCAGAATCGTATGTTGTTTCACCGTATCAGAAGGCACTCCCCCCGGCCTCGGGAGAAGGAGGAACAGCGGCAATGGACGGACTCAGCCGGCGCAACATTCTGAAAGCGGGTGGCGCGCTCGGCGCGGTGGGCGCGCTCAGCATCGCGAGCCCGGCACACGCGTGGACCTGGTCGCCCACGGGATCGGTGGCCGGCACCGGAGCGGGCCTCGACCCGCGCTGGGTCTGGGACGAGGAGGCCGACCCCATCGTGGCCTCGCTGCTCGAACGCGGCGACGTCACCCAGGTCAACACGCTGCTGCGGACCTGGACCAAGAACGGCCAGCCGCTCCCGGCCGGCCTGCCCGGGGACCTGCGCGACTTCATGGAGCGCGCCCGGCAGCTGCCCTCGTGGGCCGACCAGGGCAAACTCGACCTCGCCGTCGAGTTCAACAAGAAACGCGGGCTCTACCTGGGCGTCCTGTACGGCCTGGCCAGCGGCATGATGAGCACGGTCATCCCCAAGGAGGCGCGCGCGGTCTACTACTCGCAGGGCGGCGCCGACATGAAGGACCGCATCTCGAAGACCGCCAAGCTCGGCTACGACATCGGCTCGACCAACGCCTACCGCCCCGACGGCGAGATGATCGTCACCGCGGTCAAGACCCGGCTGGTGCACGCGGCGGTGCGGCACCTGCTGCCGCAGTCGCCGTACTGGTCGCAGGTCGCCGACGAGGAGATCCCGATCAGCCAGCGCGACATGATGGTCACCTGGCACAGCCTGCCCACGACCGTCATGCAGAAGCTGGTCGCCTGGAAGGTGCCCATCCCCTCCTCGGAGTCCGCGGCGTTCCTGCACTCCTGGCAGGTGGGCGCGCACATGCTCGGCATCAAGGACGAGTACATCCCCGCGTCCTGGGCCGAGGCCAACAGCCAGGCCACCCAGGTGCTCACCCCGATCCTGGCGCCGACGCCCGAGGGCATCAAGCTGGCAGACATCCTGCTCAACCTCGGCTCGTCCGTCGACGCCGGCATCCTCAGCAAGCCCATTCTCGGCGCGTTCACCCGCTTCATGCTGGGCGACCAGATCGCGAACTGGCTGAAGATCGGCCGGGAGCCCATCTGGGACCCGTTGCTCAAGGTCGCCTGGGGGCCCTTCATCGCCGTCCGCGAGGGACTGCTGCCGTTCCCGCTCGCGCCCGAGGCGTACTGGCTCTTCGACGAGTTCCTCCGCAAGGCGGCCCTGCTCTTCCTGTCCGAGGCGCGGCCGATCAGCATCGAGATCCCGGACAGCAACCGCCCCTCCTGAGCAAGGGCCGTAGGAAAGGAGCTCCCGCCGATGGCGGATCTGAGCAGGCGCAAGATGCTGATCACGGGCGGCGCCCTCGGGGCGGTGGGCGCCCTGAGCATCGCGAGCCCGGCGCAGGCGTGGACCTGGTCGCCCACGGGCTCGGTCGCGGGCGCCGGCGCCGGCCTCGACCCGCGCTGGGTCTGGGACGAGGAGGCCGACCCGCTCGTGGCCTCGCTGCTCGACCGGGGCGCCGTCCCCGAGGTCAACCGGCTGCTGTGGGACTGGAACCGCAACGACCAGCCCCTGCCCGCCGGCCTGCCGGGCGACCTCGTGGCCTTCATCGAGAAGGCCAGGCAGTTACCGCCGTGGGCGGACCGCGCCAAGCTGGAGACCGCGGCGACCTTCAACAAGTCGCGCGGCCTCTACCTCAACCTGCTGAACGGCGTCGGCGGCGGCATGCTGAGCACCGCCATCCCCAAGGAGGCCCGCGCGGTCTACTACTCCAAGGGCGGGGCCGACATGGAGGACCGCGTCGCCAAGACGAGCCTCCTGGGCTTCGCCGTCGGCGCGCTCAACGCCTACCGCCCCGACGGCACGTGCATCGTCCAGTCCGTCAAGACCCGGCTGGTGCACGCGGCGGTGCGGCACCTGCTCCAGCAGTCTCCCCACTGGGGCGGCGACATCCCGATCAGCCAGGAGGACATGCTCGTCACCTGGCACACCCTGCCGACCTACGCCATGCGCAAGATGCTCGAATGGCAGGTGCCGATCAAGCCCGCCGAGTCCGCGGCGTACCTGCACGTGTGGCAGGTCACCGCGCACATGCTCGGCATCAGGGACGAGTACATCCCGGCGAGCTGGGACGCCGCCAACGCCCAGTCCGACCAGATCCTGCCCCGCAACATGGGCCCGACGCCCGAGGGCGTGGAGCTGACCGACATCCTGCTGGGCCAGCTCGCCGAGCAGACCAGCCCCGGCAGCATCAGCCGGCCGCTCTGCAACGCGCTCGCCCGCTACCTCGTCGGCGACCAGGTGGCCGACTGGGACGGCATCCGGCGTGAGCCGGTGTGGGACCCGCTGATCAGCTCCGCCTGGCCGAAGCTGGTCAAGTTCCGCGAAGGGCTCATCCCGCTGCCGCTGGTGCCCTCGATCGCCTGGGTCATCGACGAGGCCGTACGGCAGTACATCCTGTTCTTCCTCACCAAGGGCCAGGAGACCAAGATCGAGATCCCGACGACCAACCGCCCCGGCACATGACCGGACCTGCCGACGAGACCATCGGGCGCCGCCGCTTCCTCGGCTACGTGGTGGCGGCGCCGACCCTGGTGGCCGCCGCCGAGCTCACCCCTCCCTCCCCGGCGGCCGCGGCCACCGGGGAGGCCACGGCGTCCGCGGGGATCCCCTCCCCGGAGCTCACCGAGCTCATCGACCTCAACGACGTCATGACCGCGGCCGCCCTGCCGACCTCGAACCTCATCTCGGTCGAGGTCGGCACGGACGGCATCGTCTCCTTCGCGCTGCCGCGGGCCGAGGTCGGGCAGGGCATCACCACCTCCTCGGCCATGCTGATCGCCGAGGAGCTGGCCGTGCCCCTGGACCGGGTCCGGGTCACGCTCGCCGACGCCCGGCCCGAGCTGGTGTTCAACCAGCTCACCGGCGGCTCGAACACGACCGTCTCGACGTACACGCCGATCCGGGTCGCCGCCTCCGTCGCCCGGCTGCGGCTGCTGGAGGCGGCGGCGGCCGAGCTCGGCGCGCCCGCCGACCGGCTGCGGCTGGAGGGCGGCGCGGTCGTCGCCCCGTCGGGCCGCCGGCTCGACATCGGCGCCCTCGCCACGAAGGCCGCGAGCGCCGGCACCCGGCAGGTGAGCGTCGAGCTCGCGCCGCGCGCCGGCTTCACCGTCATCGGCCGGCCCCACAACCGGGTGGACGCGCTGGCGGCGGTGACCGGCCGCAAGAAGTTCACCATGGACCTCGACGTGCCTGACGCCAAGCCGACCATGGTCTGCCGCCCGCCGACCATCAACGGCAAGGTCGGGTCCGTGAGCAACCTCGCGCAGGTCCGCGCCATGCCGGGCGTCACCGACGCCGTCGTCATCGCCACCGGCGTGGCCGTGCGCGCCGAGACGTTCGGCCAGTGCATCGACGCCGTACGCGCCCTCCAGGTCACCTGGAGGCCCGGGACCGCGGCCGGCAAGTCCGACGAGAGCGTGCTGCGCGAGCTGGCCGCCGCGGAGCTGCCCCTCGGGCTCCGGCCGCCGACGCCGGTCGTCGAGGGCACCTTCACCTTCCACTTCCGCGGCAACAGCGCGCTGGAGCCCAACTGCGCGATCGCCGACGTACGGGACGGCCGCGCCGAGATCTGGTCGGCGCTGAAGTCGCCGATCGTCGCCCAGCAGGCCATCGCCGCCAAGCTCGGCCTCCCGGCCGGCAAGGTCACCGTGCACGTCACCGAGGGCGGCGGCTCCTTCGGCCGCAAGCTCTTCTTCGACGCCGCGCTGGAGGCCGCCGAGGTGTCACAGAAGATCGGCAAGCCGGTCAAGCTCATGTGGCACCGCGCCGACGACGCCCGGCAGGGCCGCGTGCACCCGATGGCGACCTCCCGGGTCAGGGCCGCCTACCTCGGCCAGACGGTGCTCAGCTACAAGCAGCGGCACACCAGCGTCTCCACCGACCTCGGCCACGGGCTCGGCGAGATCTTCACCGCCATGGCCGCGCGGCTCCCGGTCGGCGACATCGGCTTCTCCCAGACGTTCTTCCACCTCAGCCAGGCCATGTCGTACGACTTCGGCGCCGCCAGCCACCTGCTCGCCGAGACCGACAAGGACTTCAACACCGGCAGCATGCGCAACGTCTACTCGCCCGACGTCACCTGCGCCCGCGAACTCATCGTCGACCAGCTCGCGGCGCGGATGGGCAAGGACCCGTACCGGTTCCGGCACTCCTTCCTGCGCGACGACCGCTCGCGGGCGGTGCTCGCGCGGGCGGCCGAGGCGGGCGGCTGGGGCCGGGCGATGGCGCCGGGCACCGCGCAGGGCATCGCCTTCCACGCCGAGTACAAGTCGGTCAGCGCCTGCCTGGTGGAGATCGACTGCCGGCCCGAGACCGTCAACAGGACCGTCCGCGACGCCGTGACCGGACCCCGCGTCACCAAGGTCGTCTTCGCCGTGGACGTCGGCCTCGCGGTCAACCCGCGCGGGCTGGAGGCGCAGATGATGGGCGGCGTCTCCGACGGCATCGCGCTGGCCCTCACCTCCAGCCTGCACCTGCGCGACGGGTACTTCCTGGAGGCGAGCTGGGACAACTACTTCTACACCCGGCAGTGGAACACCCCGCTCGACCTCCAGGTGATCGTCATGCCCAGCACGTCCGAGCAGCCCGGCGGCGCGGGGGAGCTGGCCGTGGCCGGGTCGATGGCCGCCGTCGCCTGCGCCTACGGCCGCGCGACCGGCACGATGCCCACCACGTTCCCGATCAACCACGGCACGCTCTCCTTCACCCCCAAGCCCACCGTCCCGCCGGTCCCGCCGTCCCCGACCGACGGTCTCGACCACGCCCGCTGAACCGAGGAGCCCCAGGAGTGCCCGAACACACCTTCCGCGTCAACGGCGAGCAGGTCACCGTGGACG is part of the Nonomuraea coxensis DSM 45129 genome and encodes:
- a CDS encoding oxygenase MpaB family protein, which translates into the protein MADLSRRKMLITGGALGAVGALSIASPAQAWTWSPTGSVAGAGAGLDPRWVWDEEADPLVASLLDRGAVPEVNRLLWDWNRNDQPLPAGLPGDLVAFIEKARQLPPWADRAKLETAATFNKSRGLYLNLLNGVGGGMLSTAIPKEARAVYYSKGGADMEDRVAKTSLLGFAVGALNAYRPDGTCIVQSVKTRLVHAAVRHLLQQSPHWGGDIPISQEDMLVTWHTLPTYAMRKMLEWQVPIKPAESAAYLHVWQVTAHMLGIRDEYIPASWDAANAQSDQILPRNMGPTPEGVELTDILLGQLAEQTSPGSISRPLCNALARYLVGDQVADWDGIRREPVWDPLISSAWPKLVKFREGLIPLPLVPSIAWVIDEAVRQYILFFLTKGQETKIEIPTTNRPGT
- a CDS encoding molybdopterin cofactor-binding domain-containing protein, whose product is MTGPADETIGRRRFLGYVVAAPTLVAAAELTPPSPAAAATGEATASAGIPSPELTELIDLNDVMTAAALPTSNLISVEVGTDGIVSFALPRAEVGQGITTSSAMLIAEELAVPLDRVRVTLADARPELVFNQLTGGSNTTVSTYTPIRVAASVARLRLLEAAAAELGAPADRLRLEGGAVVAPSGRRLDIGALATKAASAGTRQVSVELAPRAGFTVIGRPHNRVDALAAVTGRKKFTMDLDVPDAKPTMVCRPPTINGKVGSVSNLAQVRAMPGVTDAVVIATGVAVRAETFGQCIDAVRALQVTWRPGTAAGKSDESVLRELAAAELPLGLRPPTPVVEGTFTFHFRGNSALEPNCAIADVRDGRAEIWSALKSPIVAQQAIAAKLGLPAGKVTVHVTEGGGSFGRKLFFDAALEAAEVSQKIGKPVKLMWHRADDARQGRVHPMATSRVRAAYLGQTVLSYKQRHTSVSTDLGHGLGEIFTAMAARLPVGDIGFSQTFFHLSQAMSYDFGAASHLLAETDKDFNTGSMRNVYSPDVTCARELIVDQLAARMGKDPYRFRHSFLRDDRSRAVLARAAEAGGWGRAMAPGTAQGIAFHAEYKSVSACLVEIDCRPETVNRTVRDAVTGPRVTKVVFAVDVGLAVNPRGLEAQMMGGVSDGIALALTSSLHLRDGYFLEASWDNYFYTRQWNTPLDLQVIVMPSTSEQPGGAGELAVAGSMAAVACAYGRATGTMPTTFPINHGTLSFTPKPTVPPVPPSPTDGLDHAR
- a CDS encoding oxygenase MpaB family protein — translated: MDGLSRRNILKAGGALGAVGALSIASPAHAWTWSPTGSVAGTGAGLDPRWVWDEEADPIVASLLERGDVTQVNTLLRTWTKNGQPLPAGLPGDLRDFMERARQLPSWADQGKLDLAVEFNKKRGLYLGVLYGLASGMMSTVIPKEARAVYYSQGGADMKDRISKTAKLGYDIGSTNAYRPDGEMIVTAVKTRLVHAAVRHLLPQSPYWSQVADEEIPISQRDMMVTWHSLPTTVMQKLVAWKVPIPSSESAAFLHSWQVGAHMLGIKDEYIPASWAEANSQATQVLTPILAPTPEGIKLADILLNLGSSVDAGILSKPILGAFTRFMLGDQIANWLKIGREPIWDPLLKVAWGPFIAVREGLLPFPLAPEAYWLFDEFLRKAALLFLSEARPISIEIPDSNRPS